One Bdellovibrio bacteriovorus str. Tiberius DNA segment encodes these proteins:
- a CDS encoding AgmX/PglI C-terminal domain-containing protein — MAKNNWLIPSLIIVGVLSVALSLFISTQTEKTKPGARPLARLELNLGKVFVLRNNMTNKETLTRKATLFALDSVETSVDGDATMEFDSSYRIRVPENSLITLDEENERIVLIIKRGDLQVENYGREGSVYISKDGVRWTATDYEMNYKKQAPTETLPELAPAETPVTNQKPVEGLTSEFIQDTLKTHRSSFFKCYTQLLQRTPGVVGQASISFTIERTGKVSQADIASSSLSDAQFKKCLLEAVRRVEFKVFGGDPITTVFPLRFE, encoded by the coding sequence ATGGCGAAGAACAACTGGCTGATTCCATCTCTGATTATCGTAGGCGTATTAAGCGTCGCCCTTTCTCTCTTCATCTCAACTCAGACTGAAAAAACCAAACCCGGTGCCCGTCCTTTGGCGCGACTGGAATTGAATCTGGGTAAAGTCTTTGTTCTTCGCAACAACATGACCAACAAAGAAACCCTGACCCGCAAGGCAACTTTGTTTGCGCTGGATTCCGTTGAAACCAGTGTTGATGGCGATGCCACCATGGAATTTGATTCCTCTTACCGCATTCGTGTGCCGGAAAATTCTTTGATCACCCTGGATGAAGAAAACGAGCGCATTGTTCTGATCATCAAACGCGGCGATCTGCAGGTTGAAAACTATGGCCGCGAAGGCAGCGTTTATATTTCAAAAGACGGTGTGCGCTGGACAGCGACTGACTATGAAATGAACTATAAAAAACAAGCGCCGACGGAAACCCTGCCGGAACTTGCGCCCGCGGAAACCCCGGTGACGAATCAAAAACCGGTGGAAGGCCTGACGTCAGAATTCATTCAGGACACGCTGAAAACCCACCGCAGTTCATTCTTTAAATGCTACACGCAACTGCTGCAAAGAACTCCGGGCGTGGTGGGGCAAGCGTCAATCAGCTTCACCATTGAACGCACCGGCAAAGTCAGCCAGGCCGACATTGCCAGCAGCAGTCTGAGCGATGCTCAATTCAAAAAATGTCTTCTGGAAGCTGTCCGCCGCGTGGAATTCAAAGTCTTTGGCGGTGATCCGATCACCACCGTCTTCCCACTGCGTTTTGAATAA
- a CDS encoding DNA polymerase III subunit delta', with translation MARMLDFVLGHQETIKKMVESFENGKPGQTFLFVGPGGIGKKLTAMGLAQALLCPSSPRGCGKCPSCFRISQGSHEGLKVIAPNGANIKMEQAKEVLEFLSLRSLTGNRVIVIDQAQTLNPQAANALLKTLEEPPEGTFFFLIAPSVAGILPTIRSRSRIVQFRPLTQEDLGKRVKAPAWALKAAGGSFEKLAQLQEGPEQEVREKAVELLTLFIQDADFLLNELWRTEFKDRAQGQRMISYWIGFLKDAICLQEGAKTQIVNLDQAPLIKVLAELERSRILNLIQKALQVELAFAANRDPQLIIEEFYVTSKA, from the coding sequence ATGGCCCGCATGCTGGATTTCGTCTTAGGACATCAGGAAACAATCAAAAAAATGGTCGAGTCTTTCGAAAACGGAAAGCCCGGTCAGACCTTTTTGTTTGTCGGTCCGGGCGGCATCGGCAAGAAGCTGACCGCGATGGGTCTGGCACAGGCTCTGCTTTGTCCTTCCAGCCCGCGGGGCTGTGGTAAATGTCCCTCTTGCTTCCGAATTTCTCAAGGGTCTCATGAAGGCCTGAAGGTGATTGCACCCAATGGTGCCAACATCAAAATGGAACAGGCCAAAGAGGTTCTTGAATTTCTCAGTCTGCGCAGTCTGACCGGCAATCGTGTGATCGTTATTGATCAGGCGCAAACCCTGAATCCACAGGCGGCCAATGCCTTGCTAAAAACTTTGGAAGAACCGCCAGAAGGCACGTTCTTCTTTTTGATTGCTCCAAGTGTGGCGGGGATTCTGCCCACCATTCGGTCGCGATCCCGCATTGTGCAGTTCCGTCCACTGACGCAGGAAGATCTGGGGAAGCGCGTGAAAGCGCCAGCCTGGGCTTTGAAGGCGGCGGGGGGCAGCTTTGAAAAGCTGGCTCAGTTGCAGGAAGGTCCTGAACAGGAAGTGCGCGAAAAGGCGGTCGAGCTTCTGACTTTGTTTATTCAGGATGCCGACTTCCTTCTAAATGAACTGTGGAGAACCGAGTTCAAAGACCGCGCTCAAGGGCAGCGCATGATTTCTTATTGGATTGGCTTCTTAAAAGATGCCATTTGTCTGCAAGAGGGTGCCAAAACTCAGATTGTGAATCTGGATCAGGCCCCGCTGATTAAGGTCCTGGCAGAGCTTGAGCGTTCACGAATTCTGAATTTGATTCAGAAAGCACTCCAAGTGGAGCTGGCCTTTGCCGCCAATCGTGATCCGCAGCTGATCATCGAAGAATTCTACGTAACTTCCAAGGCGTAA
- a CDS encoding S1 family peptidase — protein sequence MNAFKSPSPALKTLVAALTATLLALTACSPRSFGPAAEEPSDTSQTGIINGDPIRERGTQAARSVVLIEMINRHNQVLAFCTGTLIAPQTVLSAGHCFDDSIKGMTGFNIVFTNNYEIFGRKMLVRETTRRGLAYKHHPKFNSTKLYDHDIAIATFDGGIPEGYSTVSIDTESNRDYSGRSVYVYGFGRSKDYTGKPNEDLFAYLGQLHRGVMRIDSQFNRYNDRYWLNSKVPVFICQGDSGGPQFSHENGVLKVIGVNSAVYGKRLPNGQVSCAGIAQATKVAPFAPWIKTTRAQLLQTTTEFSGTFSEH from the coding sequence ATGAATGCATTTAAAAGCCCCTCCCCGGCCTTAAAAACCCTGGTCGCAGCCCTGACAGCGACCCTTCTTGCCCTGACCGCCTGCAGCCCCCGTTCATTCGGGCCCGCTGCGGAAGAGCCTTCCGACACGTCCCAAACAGGTATTATTAACGGGGACCCGATTCGGGAACGCGGTACCCAAGCCGCCCGCAGCGTGGTCTTGATTGAAATGATCAACAGACACAATCAGGTTCTGGCATTTTGCACCGGCACCCTGATCGCACCACAGACGGTGCTTTCAGCCGGGCATTGTTTCGACGACAGCATCAAAGGCATGACTGGATTCAATATTGTGTTCACGAACAACTATGAGATCTTCGGCCGCAAGATGCTGGTGCGTGAAACCACCCGCCGGGGACTGGCGTATAAACACCACCCGAAATTTAATTCCACCAAACTTTATGATCATGACATCGCCATCGCGACCTTCGATGGCGGCATTCCGGAAGGTTATTCCACGGTCAGTATCGACACCGAATCCAATAGAGATTATTCCGGCCGAAGTGTTTATGTGTATGGCTTTGGACGCTCTAAGGATTACACCGGCAAACCGAACGAAGACCTCTTTGCGTACCTGGGGCAGCTGCATCGTGGAGTTATGCGGATCGATTCCCAATTCAACCGCTACAATGACCGTTATTGGCTGAACTCAAAAGTGCCGGTATTCATCTGTCAGGGGGATTCCGGTGGACCGCAGTTTTCACATGAAAATGGTGTGCTGAAAGTGATCGGAGTCAATTCCGCGGTCTATGGCAAACGCCTGCCAAACGGACAAGTCAGCTGTGCTGGCATTGCCCAGGCGACCAAGGTGGCCCCGTTCGCGCCATGGATCAAAACCACGCGCGCCCAGTTGCTGCAAACTACCACTGAATTTTCGGGAACATTTTCAGAGCATTGA
- a CDS encoding phosphatase domain-containing protein — protein MADWRDRSEMNGDVVFFRYVSEGMEKSHEEVFLWDLDKTYLDTTIDSLSGLMTTILERALNKKNIPGTNTLLQSLSEYRKQQKGYMYFPIYFITASPPQMEERISEKFSLDNIRPFGCFYKDNLANLRPGRFWRLTKQVGYKLQALMQLRTRLGENVRQICWGDDSETDAIIYNLYSDICSRRLGTNDIRTTLEKLNVTGEQVNTILELQAQIPENDPVAKIYINLATDTDPDYYLKFGRRTLATYNTFQVALDMYQDGRLNQDGIYAVIQDMVYNYGFTPEELMKSFDEFIRRGVLGERAYNEVRPFFIEKGLLHSSYQPSVAPLKEKLVDEGRVYEMEGVHEPWIPDRIDYLHDYR, from the coding sequence ATGGCTGATTGGCGTGATCGTAGTGAGATGAATGGTGATGTGGTTTTTTTCCGTTACGTGTCCGAGGGCATGGAGAAAAGTCACGAGGAAGTTTTTCTGTGGGATCTGGATAAGACTTATCTGGACACCACGATTGATTCCCTGTCTGGTCTGATGACCACGATCCTTGAGCGCGCCCTGAACAAGAAAAACATTCCGGGCACCAACACGCTTTTGCAATCCCTGTCTGAATACCGCAAGCAGCAAAAAGGTTACATGTACTTTCCGATCTATTTCATCACGGCTTCACCGCCGCAGATGGAAGAACGTATCTCGGAAAAGTTTTCTTTGGACAACATCCGTCCCTTTGGTTGTTTCTATAAAGACAATCTGGCGAACTTGCGTCCAGGCCGTTTCTGGCGTCTGACGAAACAGGTCGGTTACAAGCTGCAGGCGCTGATGCAGCTGCGCACGCGTCTGGGCGAAAATGTGCGCCAGATCTGCTGGGGCGATGACAGTGAAACTGATGCCATCATCTATAATCTTTATTCTGATATTTGTTCACGCCGACTGGGCACCAATGACATTCGCACGACGCTGGAAAAGCTGAATGTCACCGGTGAACAGGTGAATACAATTTTGGAACTGCAGGCGCAAATTCCTGAAAATGATCCGGTGGCAAAGATCTATATCAATCTGGCCACCGACACCGATCCGGACTATTACCTGAAATTCGGCCGGCGCACTTTGGCCACTTACAATACTTTCCAGGTCGCGCTGGACATGTATCAGGATGGCCGTTTGAATCAGGATGGCATCTATGCCGTGATTCAGGACATGGTTTACAACTATGGTTTTACTCCGGAAGAGCTGATGAAGAGCTTTGATGAATTCATTCGCCGCGGGGTTTTGGGTGAACGCGCTTACAATGAAGTCCGTCCGTTCTTCATCGAAAAAGGTCTGCTGCACTCTTCGTATCAGCCAAGTGTGGCACCACTAAAAGAAAAACTGGTGGATGAAGGGCGCGTGTACGAGATGGAAGGGGTGCATGAACCCTGGATCCCGGACCGCATTGATTACCTGCACGATTATCGTTAG
- the secG gene encoding preprotein translocase subunit SecG produces MSTFIGVLHIIVALVLIILVLIQDSKSDGALGMGGSSGSNSLLGATGAQSLAGKMTVWAAIIFAVTCLALATLTSSKTKSVVDSLPLPTAPAQEHFPTEGTTDAGAAAAVPAAETAPAATPAASPAAPAATAAPAQK; encoded by the coding sequence ATGAGTACATTTATCGGCGTATTGCATATCATCGTAGCCCTTGTTTTGATCATCTTGGTTTTGATCCAAGATTCCAAATCTGATGGCGCTCTGGGCATGGGTGGATCTTCCGGTTCCAACTCTTTGTTGGGTGCAACTGGCGCTCAATCTTTGGCTGGTAAAATGACAGTATGGGCAGCAATCATCTTCGCGGTGACTTGCCTGGCTTTGGCGACTTTGACTTCTTCCAAAACCAAATCCGTCGTAGACAGCCTTCCGTTGCCAACAGCTCCGGCACAAGAGCACTTCCCGACTGAAGGTACGACAGATGCTGGCGCGGCTGCGGCTGTTCCTGCTGCAGAGACTGCTCCGGCAGCAACTCCAGCTGCTTCTCCTGCTGCCCCGGCTGCGACTGCAGCTCCTGCACAGAAGTAA
- a CDS encoding alpha/beta hydrolase, with product MTKFSGLRRFFFGCIATMLLTGCQSFFYYPMKEKLFDPARIKLNPEDVYLTTSTGEKVHGWYFASAQADNKGTMLFFHGNAENLTSHFLMFQWLPSQGYNYFIFDYPGYGQSGGYPTPENTVAAGVAAAEWLHQKKDSRPLIIYGHSLGGIIALKTAEEIKGRIPLRNVVIEASFDSYQGMAKGVMNRHWFTWVLQPLSSLVVSDEYAPQSLASLSPIPLLFITGTADKAVEPRFTENMYQNAAEPKELWLIPDGRHGNLYEIRNGELRDRFLSYLSKTLTVRQ from the coding sequence ATGACAAAGTTTTCGGGGCTTCGCCGTTTCTTTTTCGGATGCATCGCGACGATGCTGCTGACGGGGTGTCAGTCATTTTTCTATTATCCGATGAAAGAAAAGCTCTTTGATCCGGCACGCATTAAATTAAACCCAGAAGATGTGTATTTGACCACGTCCACGGGTGAAAAAGTGCACGGTTGGTACTTTGCCTCTGCACAAGCCGACAACAAAGGCACGATGCTGTTTTTTCATGGCAACGCCGAAAATCTGACATCGCATTTTCTGATGTTTCAATGGCTGCCTTCGCAAGGGTACAATTATTTTATCTTTGATTATCCTGGCTATGGTCAGTCGGGGGGCTATCCGACCCCGGAAAACACGGTGGCGGCGGGGGTTGCGGCTGCCGAGTGGCTGCATCAGAAAAAGGATTCTCGTCCCTTGATAATTTATGGTCACAGTCTGGGCGGGATCATTGCGCTTAAAACCGCTGAAGAAATCAAAGGACGTATTCCGTTGCGAAATGTGGTGATTGAAGCCAGCTTTGATTCTTATCAGGGTATGGCCAAAGGGGTGATGAACCGTCATTGGTTCACGTGGGTGTTGCAACCGCTGTCTTCTCTGGTGGTCAGTGACGAATACGCTCCGCAGTCGCTGGCGTCGCTGTCACCCATTCCATTGCTGTTCATCACCGGGACGGCGGATAAAGCGGTCGAGCCGCGATTTACCGAAAACATGTATCAGAATGCCGCCGAACCCAAAGAGCTTTGGCTGATCCCGGACGGACGTCACGGAAATCTGTATGAAATCCGCAATGGCGAGCTGCGGGACCGCTTCTTGTCATACCTATCTAAAACTTTGACAGTCCGACAGTAG
- the tmk gene encoding dTMP kinase — protein sequence MKFIVFEGLDGSGKSSLMAALERELQNRAINFLRTREPGGTPLGDEIRNMILRKEGPAPTPRTELLLYEASRSQHVDQVIRPALAAGTWVLCDRFAASSVAFQSGGRAISEADVVMLNTFATGGLKADITVLLDLSVEESRRRRQGRGAVTGETEDRIESEADTFHENVRQSFLKQSREDAAAWIVLDARETQEVLFKQLLQSLTERKVL from the coding sequence ATGAAATTTATCGTATTTGAGGGGCTGGACGGCTCCGGCAAAAGTTCTTTGATGGCGGCGTTGGAGCGTGAGCTGCAAAACAGAGCCATCAACTTTTTGCGCACCCGTGAGCCCGGCGGAACCCCGCTGGGTGATGAAATCCGCAACATGATTCTTCGTAAGGAAGGCCCGGCCCCAACCCCGCGTACAGAATTGCTGCTATATGAAGCCAGCCGTTCCCAGCACGTGGATCAGGTGATTCGTCCGGCTTTGGCTGCGGGCACCTGGGTTCTGTGTGATCGTTTTGCGGCAAGCTCTGTCGCGTTTCAAAGCGGCGGCCGTGCGATCTCTGAAGCCGATGTGGTCATGCTGAACACTTTTGCCACCGGCGGTTTGAAAGCCGACATCACCGTTCTTTTGGATTTGTCTGTGGAAGAAAGCCGTCGCCGCCGTCAGGGGCGTGGTGCTGTTACCGGTGAAACCGAAGACCGTATTGAATCTGAAGCCGACACTTTCCATGAAAACGTTCGTCAGTCTTTCCTGAAGCAGTCTCGTGAAGACGCCGCTGCGTGGATCGTGCTGGATGCGCGTGAAACCCAGGAAGTTTTGTTTAAACAGCTGTTGCAGTCTTTGACTGAACGAAAAGTTCTGTAA
- a CDS encoding beta-sandwich domain-containing protein, which yields MKNTQWVAGLLAAVTLIQASAHAEIISDLPGFDDGGSQGQTFRPPPPPMPDQGVTRQYTDVANLDQISRKSGGEAYRFNLVQPTVLKYLELKVQSSRLKIHEATVMTVSGQRYMIREFHNSNVLESGTVLTSENLNLNEDIRTIELRMESYSNAATISLKAVGDRAVPRLSVQRPVIVAPPTTPSQPNRPTQPSQPSRPVDTRLSSGDVVVSVSSQGKYYDGRVVEVYQNGKVLVRDNDDGKTYVRDISTVGKRISCASNGLCEGENVMAYPVGTQSKNYMGKVMAIYSNNMVKMRDEDDGKEYFRDIKVIHRKLNCLESLCVKDRVLSRSNDGSKYYGGKIEEIYSNGMFAVRDDDDSKVYLRVSQNLFKSVQCHSSGLCIKDRVMSKSTDKYYFGTVTGVYSNGLIYVRDDDDGKSYARQQNVVFKEVKCANGFCRGDRVLSTLSNGRYYAGRVEGAYSGGMISVRDDDDGKVYVRPHTVLSRAR from the coding sequence ATGAAGAACACACAATGGGTGGCGGGTTTGCTTGCCGCCGTGACTTTGATTCAGGCCTCAGCCCACGCTGAGATTATTTCGGACCTGCCGGGCTTTGACGATGGTGGCTCTCAAGGCCAGACGTTCCGTCCGCCTCCTCCGCCGATGCCTGATCAGGGCGTGACCCGTCAATATACGGATGTGGCGAACCTGGATCAGATCAGCCGCAAATCCGGTGGTGAAGCCTATCGTTTTAATCTGGTTCAACCCACTGTTTTGAAATATCTGGAGCTGAAAGTTCAGTCCAGCCGCCTGAAGATCCATGAAGCCACGGTGATGACCGTCAGCGGTCAGCGCTATATGATTCGTGAATTCCATAACAGCAACGTGCTTGAATCGGGCACCGTGTTGACCTCTGAAAACCTGAATCTGAATGAAGACATCCGCACGATTGAGCTGCGTATGGAGTCCTATTCCAATGCGGCGACGATTTCCCTGAAAGCCGTGGGGGACAGAGCGGTTCCTCGCCTGTCTGTGCAAAGACCTGTGATTGTGGCGCCGCCGACAACACCTTCACAGCCCAATCGTCCGACGCAGCCGTCGCAACCAAGCCGTCCGGTCGACACGCGTTTGAGTTCCGGTGATGTTGTGGTGTCGGTTTCTTCTCAGGGCAAATACTATGATGGCCGTGTGGTTGAGGTTTATCAGAACGGCAAGGTTCTGGTTCGCGACAATGACGATGGCAAAACATACGTTCGCGATATTTCCACTGTAGGCAAACGTATTTCCTGTGCATCCAATGGTTTGTGCGAAGGTGAAAACGTCATGGCGTACCCTGTGGGGACTCAGTCTAAAAACTACATGGGTAAAGTCATGGCTATATATTCCAATAATATGGTGAAAATGCGTGATGAAGATGACGGCAAGGAATACTTCCGCGATATCAAGGTCATCCACCGCAAATTGAACTGCCTCGAGTCCCTTTGTGTGAAAGACCGTGTTCTTTCCCGCTCGAATGACGGTTCCAAGTACTACGGCGGTAAAATTGAAGAGATCTATTCCAATGGTATGTTCGCTGTTCGTGATGACGATGATAGCAAGGTTTACCTCCGCGTAAGCCAGAACCTCTTTAAATCCGTACAGTGTCACAGTTCAGGTCTTTGTATTAAAGACCGTGTGATGTCCAAATCCACTGACAAGTACTACTTCGGCACAGTGACAGGGGTTTACTCCAATGGCCTTATTTATGTGCGCGATGACGACGACGGTAAATCTTATGCTCGTCAGCAGAACGTAGTGTTTAAAGAAGTCAAATGTGCCAACGGCTTCTGCCGTGGCGACCGTGTTCTGTCCACTCTGAGCAATGGCCGTTATTATGCAGGCCGTGTGGAAGGGGCCTATTCCGGCGGCATGATCTCGGTTCGTGATGACGACGACGGCAAGGTGTACGTGCGCCCTCATACGGTTTTGTCCCGCGCCAGATAG
- a CDS encoding penicillin-insensitive murein endopeptidase: protein MKTLLRALIIFSSITLLAACAPDTRDQGSEVVTTYEPAQPNVMDEDGYKVVRGSTRVQDMSVNFDQATKGMTLKGKIEFLPVRAKSVQTVDLDLAGILDPYGFIALKTYKAKTQDNQDLKVAAKATCLSVDGGCRSSFIDIYVYYQGIVYHHQVESLQDDVSPTTEEPIPGEEELPADEESEIEGGHDEVEGEPGRYVGDIADDIEKILEVKKPEAPKSEEAPKTEEPKKEEPKKEEPKQDAPKKEEPKKDPPKADPPKKEDPKKDPPKKDEPKKEEPPKREEPKKDPPKTGQPRVPESAPAVNKVSQAIGPVNAGRLQNAANMLTYEQAHAPTGYEIIRPKRKTHFATNELAYIIVKMGLLTKKEIPGYELSVGDLSREAGGKLGSHKSHQNGLDADVAFFFSNKSFQGYFASAVAVNKPHANWMLEPQWKLFKEVVGTQLIDRIFIHGTLKQALCSHAIANGELTKGDNSSLAAQTLRRLIPEKDHHNHFHLRVKCSKAQVRCRQMAEPVNTTGCF, encoded by the coding sequence ATGAAGACTTTGTTGCGCGCCCTCATCATTTTTAGCTCCATAACACTGCTGGCTGCCTGTGCTCCGGACACCCGTGATCAGGGTTCTGAGGTTGTGACGACCTATGAACCAGCTCAGCCGAATGTGATGGATGAAGACGGTTACAAAGTCGTGCGTGGTTCCACCCGCGTGCAGGACATGAGTGTTAACTTTGACCAAGCCACCAAGGGCATGACCCTGAAGGGTAAAATCGAATTCCTTCCCGTGCGCGCAAAATCCGTTCAGACAGTAGATCTGGATCTTGCCGGGATTCTGGATCCTTACGGATTCATCGCGCTAAAAACCTATAAAGCCAAAACCCAGGACAATCAGGATCTGAAAGTGGCGGCCAAAGCCACGTGTTTGAGTGTCGACGGCGGATGCCGTTCGTCTTTCATTGATATCTACGTTTATTATCAGGGCATCGTTTATCATCACCAGGTGGAGTCCCTTCAGGATGACGTCAGTCCAACGACAGAAGAACCAATTCCGGGTGAAGAAGAGCTGCCAGCAGACGAAGAATCTGAAATCGAGGGCGGCCACGATGAAGTCGAGGGCGAGCCAGGTCGTTACGTCGGTGATATCGCCGATGACATCGAAAAAATTCTGGAAGTAAAAAAGCCGGAAGCTCCGAAGTCCGAAGAGGCTCCAAAAACGGAAGAGCCTAAAAAAGAAGAACCGAAAAAAGAGGAACCAAAACAGGACGCTCCGAAAAAGGAGGAGCCAAAGAAGGATCCTCCAAAGGCTGATCCACCCAAGAAGGAAGATCCAAAAAAAGATCCTCCCAAAAAGGACGAGCCCAAGAAAGAAGAACCACCTAAGCGTGAAGAGCCTAAAAAGGATCCGCCTAAAACCGGTCAACCACGCGTGCCTGAGTCGGCTCCGGCGGTGAACAAGGTCAGTCAGGCTATCGGGCCGGTGAATGCGGGCCGTTTGCAGAATGCGGCGAACATGCTGACTTACGAGCAGGCGCATGCTCCGACGGGTTATGAGATCATTCGTCCGAAAAGAAAAACTCATTTTGCGACCAATGAACTGGCTTATATCATTGTGAAAATGGGTCTTTTGACCAAAAAAGAAATTCCGGGTTATGAACTGTCCGTGGGCGATCTGTCCCGCGAGGCGGGTGGTAAGCTGGGCTCCCACAAGTCCCATCAAAATGGTTTGGATGCGGACGTGGCCTTCTTCTTTAGCAATAAGTCCTTCCAAGGGTACTTCGCGTCCGCAGTGGCGGTGAACAAACCCCACGCCAACTGGATGCTGGAGCCTCAATGGAAACTGTTTAAAGAGGTCGTGGGCACCCAGCTTATTGACCGTATCTTTATTCACGGTACTTTGAAGCAAGCTCTGTGCAGCCACGCCATTGCCAATGGCGAGTTGACGAAGGGTGACAACTCAAGCCTTGCCGCTCAGACGCTGCGCCGCCTGATTCCGGAAAAGGACCACCACAATCACTTCCACCTGCGTGTGAAGTGTTCCAAAGCTCAGGTTCGTTGTCGTCAGATGGCAGAGCCAGTCAATACCACCGGCTGTTTCTAA
- a CDS encoding TatD family hydrolase, producing MEWIDIHAHLNMLEEGVEAAINNAKAVGVKKIITIGTQPEDHPIVLDIARKYYPEVYCTLGVHPHDGGVYTEAAGKFIEDHVSEPCVVAVGEIGLDYYYDNSPRELQKEAFRAQLEIARRTKMPVEIHTRDAEEDTIEILKEFKGELTGLIHCFTGTEWLARQALDVGFNISISGVVTFKSADSLRETVKMLPLDRIHVETDSPFLAPIPMRGRKNTPAYVVHTAKFVADLKGISLEQLCEQTRINALKMFPKIQW from the coding sequence ATGGAATGGATCGATATTCACGCACATTTGAATATGCTCGAAGAGGGTGTTGAAGCCGCTATCAACAATGCGAAGGCCGTGGGCGTGAAGAAGATCATCACCATCGGCACCCAGCCGGAAGATCATCCGATCGTTCTGGATATCGCCCGTAAATATTATCCGGAAGTGTACTGCACTTTGGGTGTGCATCCTCATGACGGTGGCGTTTACACGGAAGCTGCCGGTAAATTTATCGAAGACCACGTCAGTGAACCTTGTGTGGTGGCTGTCGGTGAAATCGGTCTGGATTATTATTATGACAATTCCCCGCGTGAACTTCAGAAGGAAGCCTTCCGCGCGCAGCTTGAAATCGCCCGCAGAACAAAAATGCCGGTCGAGATTCACACCCGCGATGCGGAAGAAGACACGATCGAGATTTTAAAAGAATTCAAAGGCGAGCTGACAGGGCTGATCCATTGCTTCACGGGAACAGAATGGCTGGCCCGCCAGGCGTTGGACGTGGGATTCAATATCTCTATCAGTGGTGTGGTGACTTTCAAAAGTGCCGATTCTTTGCGTGAAACAGTGAAGATGCTGCCACTGGATCGTATCCATGTGGAAACCGATTCACCCTTTCTGGCGCCGATCCCGATGCGCGGGCGTAAGAACACTCCGGCTTACGTTGTTCACACGGCGAAGTTCGTGGCTGACCTGAAAGGGATCAGCCTTGAACAACTGTGTGAGCAGACGCGTATCAATGCTCTGAAAATGTTCCCGAAAATTCAGTGGTAG